The genomic stretch AATGAAGGAGAGAATCAGCCCGATCTCTGGAGAGCTTTTGTCAAACAAGCTAATCAAAAGTTGAAGACCCATTATGGTTAAAAAGGCTCCCCACAAGGGTCCCATATGGCGACGGTAGAAGCTCCAGCTTTCTCTAAAGGCTCGCCCAAAGGGAAGGTGAAGCTGGGTTAACATTCTATAAGGTGCAGCTAGGACCCAAGGAGCCAGAAAGACTCCTAGAGCAACAAAAACAAAAACATAGACGATCCCGAACAAAGCCATGGCATACTCGGACCGAAAATTTATAGCCATCACTATTCCTGAACTAATCACAATAAACGATACAATCGTGAGAATGACATACCAACCAAAGAGGCGAGCAAAGCCCTGAAGCCGGATATTCCGAAATTGGGCCTTTTCAACATAGGCTTTTTTTGTTAGATGAAAGATTCCGACTTGGAATATGGAAGACATAAGCAACCCTAACACAATAAGCAGAGCGATCCCCAGCAATAACATAGGGGCCATATCCATATAGGGTTCCAATTCCTCAAAGTAGGGGGTTAATTCCCCGAAAGAGCCATAACCAAAGTTTGTCATAGAGCCATTGTCGGGTGGAACTGGGATGGAGGGGTCGGAAGGGAAGGATGAACTGAATTCACCTGAACGGAGGATAGGCATGACTGCTGCCACTACCGATATGGCAGCTATAAGGATGGTGGTGATCACAAAAATAATGTAGAAGCCAAAAAGAGGGAGAGTCATTCTCTTAAAGGTTTCGATGGTTTTTTTCATACGGGCAGTCCAAGTCAAGTATAAACCCCACCTTTCAGGTACCTTTTAAGTACTTATAATTATTTTACATGGGGGATGACATTTTGAATAGTACATTATAGAAACTTTACGTTACCTTATGTGATTCAGAAGGTGCTTATACTATAATTAAAGAGCTGGGAATATTTAAGTTGGAAGAAAGTTGGTTGAATTTCAAAGTAAGTTCCACTTTATCGAGGTAAATTCCACTGAAAGTCACCCATTCTTGTTTGTAGAAAAGAAAAGGGTGACTTTTTTTCAGTTTTGGATTAAAATAGGGCCAAATCCGGTGTAAAAGCAGCTGAAAAAGGGCGCAGGTATCTGCGAGTGGAATTTAGTAGACTTTTTCGCATAGTAAATTCCACCCGGTTTAATGGGGTATGAAGCTGCTTCCCGGTAGTGTCATGACAGGAAGAAATTAACGGGTGAGGTTAATTTTTTTCTGTCATTTCTTTGCGTTGTTCTTCAATAGCCCGATAGGCATCAAGATAACTGGTCTCCCGTCCTGACTCATCGGTATAACCCCATGGATTGCCTAGACAATGGACGGCAGTCTCCTTAAAAAGAGAGGAATTCATGATGACCTCATTGGGCGGAATTTTGTGACACCCCAATGCCTTAAGAAGATCTTCCCCATAGAGGAAAGCCAACATGTCATAAGGGCATTTATTCCCCAAGCTTTGCCGACTGTAGGAATTGATGTTGTCCATCATGCGGCTGATGTCGACCTGGGTAAACTCATCCATACGGGTGCCTTTAGGAATAAAATAGCGGATCAGCTCGTGATTCCTCTCGGCAGAGCCTTTCTGCCCAGGTGAAGAGGCATCGCAGTAGAACAGATGAGTTCTGCGGTTTTGTTGTTGGTCAAACTCCAAGGCATTTGGGTTAGAGAACTCAGAACCATTGTCCGTCAGCAAAATCGGCATAACCCTCATAAAGATGTCTTGGCCAAGGTTGAGTTGAAGGTCTTCCAGGATAGTGATGACGGATTGAGAATCGTTGGTTTGCCGTAAAAAGGCAAGCATGAATTCTGCCTTCACGAAATGAAGGGTAAGAAGAACCTTGCCCCCTTTACGACCTTCTACGGTGTCCATTTCCACAAGAGGTAGGTGGGGATTCTCGTTGAGGAAATGCTGAAAGTCATTGTAGGTTCTACCGATTCGGCAAGCCTTGTCGACCTTGAGCTGTCTTTTTATCTTGCGCTTAGCATAGCGTACTTTCCGTGGCATATCGATGTTTCTTGCGGTGAAAATATTAAAGTCAATTAGACGATAGAGGGTGCTTTTGCTAACCATGAGGGAATCCTTATTGTTGGCACAGATATGATTCAGGGATTGCCCCTTTTTGATGAGAGGGGAAATGATGGAGTCGAGGTGTTTTACCTCATCTTCCGAGAGAGATATACCCTGTCTGGCTTCGGAAAGAACTGCCTGATATTCGGTATGGGCTGGTGCAGCATGGTAAAAGCGTTTCTCCAAAGTGCACTTATTAAGCTTATCGCATCCGTTGCAAACATAAGGCGGTTTGGCATGTCGTGGGCAGAGTTGACACTCAAAAGACGGGCACATAGCATTGCATAATTTGCAGCGGCGGCAAAAGCTGGGCCGGTGCGAATAATGACAGGGTGTGCAGAGCAGCCTATGATCGCAAGTATAGCGGTGGCGGCAAGCATTGTAAGCATTGCCTTGACAGCCTATCCGTTTGAAGATGATATGGCGGCGAACCTCTTTGGAGATGGTGGTGCAATCCTTATCTAATTCTTTAGCGATTGCCTTAAAAGAGTAGGTTTTATCCAAAAGCGAAGAGATGGTCACCCGTTCATCAAAGGTTAAATGTTTTTGGTTAGCCATGTCAGTCCCTCTTTCTTTCTACCGGGACACAGCTATCCCAATATAACCTATTTGTCTGAGTGAATTCCACCCTTTAATCTTTCCAAATTAAATTCCACTTTCCCAAGTGAAGGGGTGGAACTTAGTTTGGAAATTAAGTTTGGAAGAAAGTTTAGAAGCGAAAAGAAAAAGACTATTGTATTTTTATACATTAGTTAGTATAATAATTCATATTAAATAAAGCTAGGAAGTGGGAGATGCAATGCCAGTTTTAGATAAGGAGCATTTTGTCGGGCGAGATTTTATTTGTCTTCAGGATTTTACTCCAGAAGAGATTTTACACATGCTAAAGGTAGCTAAAGCATTGAAGGAAGAGAGAAAAGCGGGTATTCCCCATCCGGTTCTGCAGGGGAAGACCTTAGCCATGATTTTTACCAAGTCATCGACACGTACACGCGTTGCCTTTGAAGCCGGTATGATTCAATTGGGAGGGCATGCCTTGTTTTTGAGCAACAGGGATATTCAAATCGGACGTGGGGAACCTATCAAAGATACGGCTCGAGTTTTATCTCGAATGGTGGATGGAATCATGATTCGGACCCATAGCCATCAAGATGTAATTGAGTTAGCCCAGTACGCTCAGATTCCCATCATCAATGGTTTGAGTGATTTTCTCCATCCGACCCAAGTTTTGGCTGATTTGCTCACCATCCACGAACATAAAAGTCGTCTGGAAGGCCTAAAGATGACTTACATTGGAGACGGTAACAACATGGCTCATTCTCTAATGTTTGCTGGAAAAATGGGTATGCATGTCGTAATTGCATCACCTCCTGGCTATAAACCAGATCCCCAAGTAGTAGCCACCGCTCAAGAGCATGCCAAGAAGAACGGTGGCCTAGTGGAATGGATGGAGGATCCACTTGTCGCAGCCAAGGAAGCGGATGTGCTTTATACGGATGTTTGGGCTAGTATGGGACAGGAAGAAGAGTCTCAAATCCGCATGAAAGATTTCCAAGGGTATCAAATTAACGGTGAAACCATGAAAGCAGCAAAATCCTCTGCCATTGTCATGCATTGTCTCCCCGCCCATAGGGGTGAGGAAATCACCGAAGAGGTTCTAGAAGGGGCGCAGTCCGTTGTTTTTGATGAAGCGGAAAATAGGCTTCATGCTCATAAAGCAATCATGGCATTATTGCTTTAAATGCAGGAATTTAGAGTTTCGCAAAGAATTAATATCGGTTAAGGCAACAAAACTTCAGTTGGAATCATTATCACCTGAAGCTAGTTTCTATTGCTAAGTGTTTTTATATCTGAGTTAAGAAAGGAAGTTATCCTCAATGAAAAAGGTAGTGCTCGCATATTCTGGGGGATTAGATACCTCGATTATTATCCCTTGGTTGAAAGAAAATTATGGTTATGAAGTAATTGCCATGGCGGCTGATCTCGGACAAGGTGAAGAACTGGAGCCCCTTCATGAAAAGGCCATTAAGAGTGGAGCCAGTAAATTATATATTGAGAATCTCCAAGAAGAGTTTGTTACTGATTTTATCTATCCGACCTTAAAGGCCGGAGCAATATATGAAGGAAAATATCTATTAGGTACCTCCTTTGCCCGCCCCTTAATCGCCCAACGCTTAGTGGAGATTGCGGAGAAAGAAGGGGCTGTGGCCATCGCTCATGGTGCCACAGGAAAAGGGAATGACCAAGTTCGCTTTGAACTAGCGGTCAAGGCCTTGAACCCTGATTTGGAAATCATTGCACCTTGGCGGATTTGGGATATTAAATCACGGGAAGATGCCATCGATTATGCGGTGGAGAGAGGGATTCCCGTGCCAGTAACTAAGGATCGCCCTTACAGCATGGACCGTAATGTTTGGCATCTCAGCCATGAAGGTGGCGATTTAGAAGATCCCTGGAATGAGCCCAAGAAGGATCTCTATCTTCTTGGAGTGTCACCCGAAGATGCACCGGATCAAGCGGAATATGTGGAGCTGGATTTTGAACAAGGTATCCCGGTCTCCCTAAACGGCGAGAAGCTAGGCCCTGTTCAGCTGTTGGAAGCCCTCAACGCAATCGGTGGCAAGCATGGCATAGGCATTGTTGATATGGTTGAAAACCGGCTGGTAGGCATGAAGTCCCGGGGTGTTTATGAGACCCCAGGTGGAGCCATCCTTTACACTGCGCATCAAGCTTTGGAGCACTTGACTCTGGATCGTTTAACCCTACATTATAAAGAACAAATTGCCCTGAAATATGCTGAACTCGTTTATGATGGCGTTTGGTTTTCTCCTTTGCGGGAAGCCTTGGATGCTTTTGTCGATGTCACTCAGAAAAATGTCACAGGCACTGTACGCCTGAAGCTGTACAAAGGAAACTGCAGCTTAGCCGGAACTAAGTCCCCTTATTCTCTCTATAGTGAGGAATTTGCCACCTTCGGAAGAGATGGCGTTTATAATCAAAAGGATGCTGAAGGCTTCATCAACCTTTTTGGCCTTCCTCTTAAAGTCAGAGCACTTATGGAGAAAAAGTCAGGGTTGAGATAACAGAGATCAAGAAATGAAGCGCCCTCTGGGCGCTTTTTACACTTTATTCATTACCTTATTATTGTTAGCCAGGCGTTCAAGCGACAATATCACTAGAGAGACGCCTATTAAGAAAGGACGGAATACGAAATGAAACTTTGGGGTGGCCGTTTCGAAAAATCCACAGATGCTTTGGTGGAGGATTTTCATTCTTCCATATCCTTTGACCAGCGCTTATATAAGCAGGATATACAGGGTAGCATTGCTCATGCACGGATGCTCGGGGAAATCGGGGTCCTGACCGCGGAAGAAGCGCAGGAGATTATCGAAGGCCTTAAAGGCATCTTAACGGATATCCAAGCTGGAGCGATCGAATTTGAAATAGGTGCTGAAGACATCCATATGAATGTGGAGAAACTCCTGACAGAACGGGTAGGCACCGTAGGTAAGAAGGTGCATACGGGAAGAAGTCGTAATGATCAAGTGGCTCTTGATCTACGCCTTTTCCTTAGGGAAGAAATCGATCACACCAAGGATTTGCTGGTGGCACTTCTGCGAACCATCCTTAACCTAGCCAAGGAACACCAAGAGACCTGGATGCCCGGTTATACTCATATGCAAAAAGCCCAACCGATTACCTTTGCTCACCATATGATGGCTTATGCCCAAATGCTGCTCAGGGACCTAGGTCGTCTTCGGGATACCCGTAAACGCCTCAACGTATCACCTCTAGGCTCCGGAGCTTTGGCCGGCACAACCTTTCCCCTTAAGCGGGAAATGGTAGCGGCTGAGCTGGGCTTTGACGGGATTACTTGGAACTCCCTTGATGGAGTCAGTGATCGGGACTTTGCTTTGGAATTCCTCAGTGCTGCTTCCATCATTATGATGCATCTTAGCCGCCTCTGTGAGGAGTTGGTGCTTTGGTCGACAGGAGAATTTCAATTCGTCATCATGGATGATGGTTACTCTACCGGATCGAGCATTATGCCGCAAAAGAAGAATCCTGATGTGGCAGAATTGGTCCGCGGCAAGACAGGTCGTGTCTACGGGGATCTAATGGCGCTACTCACCGTCATGAAAGGCCTTCCTTTGGCCTATAATAAAGACATGCAGGAGGATAAGGAGCAAGTCTTTGACGCTGTAGATACCGTGCAAAAGTCGCTCCTGGTAGTCGAACCCATGTTGAGAACCATAAAGGTCAATAAAGAGGCTATGGCAAAGGGTGCCAAGGGTGGCTTTACCAACGCTACCGATTTAGCCGATTACTTAGCTAAAAAGAACGTTCCCTTCCGAGAAGCTCATGAAATCGTGGGCAAGCTGGTTCTATACTGCTCAAAGCGAAGCTGTGGCTTAGAAGATCTAACCATAGAGGAGCTTCAAGAGCAATCTCCCGTGTTTGAAGAAGATCTCTTTACCAGCATCGGTATTGAATATTGTGTTCGTCAACGGAATATTCCCGGCGGTCCTTCACCAACACGTGTCGCTCAAGCCATTGCTTGGACAGAAGATGCCCTGGCACAACTGTCCATTCAGTGGATAAGCCGGTTAGATTTCAGTCGAGAGCTGAAGTAAGTTTTCTTAAGTGGATAATGTGGATAACTCAAAAATCTGTGGATAACCCTTAATTATACCCATACGGGGTATATAAATAATTAAAAAACTCTTGGAAAAACAGGTGTACAGGCCCCGAAAGAAATAAAGAGCATAATTACCCTGTGCATAGTGTGGATAATTCTGTGGATAACCTTCGAATAAGTTCCCTATTGAAGTGGGTAATTCTGTATAGTTTTTTCTTTCCTGTGGACAAACTGAAGAGAGATATAATGACTTAAGGTGTGTTTTCTTTATAAATTGAAGAATGGTAGAAAAGAAGAAAAGTTGGAATTCAGGAAGGGGGAGGATTAAAATGCGTGATGTAGCGCTGCTAACAGATCTATATCAACTGACTATGATGCAAGGCTATTACCAAAATGGTTATGCGGATAAGGATGCAGTTTTTGATCTGTACTTTCGCAAAATTCCAAGCGGCGGCGGTTATGCCATCGCTGCCGGACTAGAGCAGGTTGTGGAGTATATTGAGGGTCTGCAGTTTTCCGTGGACGATCTGGATTACCTAAAGGGATTAAATCTATTTGCTGAGGATTTTCTCAAGGTCTTACAGGACTTCCGCTTTCATGGGGATATCGATGCCGTGCCCGAAGGTACGGTGGTGTTTCCCTATGAACCGATCCTGCGAGTGAAAGCGAGGATTTCAGAGGCTCAGTTGATTGAGACGGCGCTCTTAAACATCGTGAATTTTGAGACCCTGATCGCCAGCAAGGCTTCCCGGGTGGTGGCTGCCACCGGAGGGGGTAGTGTCATGGAATTTGGCCTCAGACGTGCCCAAGGACCTGACGCAGGAATTATGGGCTCGCGAGCCGCCTTTATCGGAGGGTGTCAATCGACTTCCAATGTGTTAGCAGGAAAGAGGTATGGGATACCCGTTTCCGGAACCCAGGCCCATAGTTGGATTCAATGCTTCCCTAGTGAATTGGCTGCGTTCCGTGCCTATGCTCGTACCTTCCCAGATCAGTGCCTGCTGTTGGTCGATACGTATAATGTCCTCAAATCGGGGGTCCCCAACGCCATTCAGGTGGGTTTAGAGCTGGAGGCAGAGGGACATCCTTTCTTAGGTATCCGCATTGACAGCGGTGATTTGACCTATCTATCCCGCGAAGCCCGCAAGAAGCTTGATGCTGCGGGCTTGAAGCATGCCAAGATTGTGGGCTCTAATGACTTGGATGAACACACCATCACGGCTATACGAGCTCAGGGAGCGGCTATCGATTCCTGGGGGGTGGGCACCCATCTGATTACATCTAAAGACACGCCTGCTTTAGGCGGAGTGTATAAGCTGGCTGCGGAAGGCAAAGATGGACTATTCGAACCGCGTCTTAAGGTCTCTGAGAATATCAGCAAGATTACCAATCCGGGTATTAAGAAGATCGTGCGTTTTTACGATCAACAAGGGAAAGCCATGGCTGATCTCATTGCCTTAGAAGACGAACAGTTTCAAGAGCCCTTGACTATCTTTGATCCCATCCAGACCTGGAAAAGGAAGACCCTGACCAATTTTAAGACTCGAGAGCTTCTGGTACCGGTTTTCCGAGGAGGCAAGCGGGTCTACGATCTTCCGAACCTTAAGGAGATTCAAACCTATGCTCAAAGGGAATGTGATAGCTTGTGGGATGAAGTAAAGCGTTTGGTTAACCCGCATCACTATATCGTAGACCTATCTCCTAAACTTTTCGAGCTGAGACAGTCCTTATTGCTGGAGATTAGCAATTCAGTGGAAAAGGTAAGCAAAACCATGAAATAAGCGCTCTCAGAGCGAGCGCTATCAGGATTACAAGTGTATTATGACATAGAGGAGGCTAAAACCTATGTGGAGTCCTGAAGAATTAGAAGCACGAATCAATCAGACTGTAGAGTGGCTACGGGAGCGTGTTCAAGAGGCTCATGCTCAAGGTCTGGTAATTGGTGTCTCTGGCGGGGTAGATTCGGCTGTGGTGGCCGGCTTAAGTAAGCGTGCCTTTCCAGACAACTCCGTTGGGGTAGTGTTACCTGCTGGGTCGAACTCTGTGGATCGGGAGGATGCCCTCCTGACAACGACGACCTTGTCCTTGCCGACCATGGAAGTGGATCTGACCCATGCTCACCAGGACATCCTAGCCTCAGTCAAAGCAGCACTGAGCGTACAAGGCTATACATTTGAGGAAAAATTAAGTCAGGGTAACTTAAAAGCGCGCTTGCGCATGGCTGCCTTATATACGGTAGCCAATGCCCTTAATTACCTTGTGGTCGGAACGGACAATGCCCCCGAGTCGTATACTGGGTATTTCACGAAATATGGTGATGGTGGGGTTGATATTCTCCCCCTAGCCTCCCTAACCAAAGCTGAAGTGAGAGCCTGGGCAGCTCAGCTAGGGCTACCGGATAAAATCGTCAATCGGGTTCCTACCGCTGGATTATGGGAGGGGCAAACCGATGAGCAAGAGATGGGAGTTACCTATGAACTCATCGATCGTTACCTCTTAGGGAAAGAGGTTCCCGAGGCTATCCAAACGAAGATTGAAGACATGCATCATCGAAGCGAACATAAGAGACAGGTGCCACCGGCTCTTGCCTTGCCTAAACTTACTGAGCTTTAGGTTTTTCAGCCTTGGTCTTGGGTAAATGCTTGTTTCCTGTGGCATATTTGTTAAGATTTAAATAGTATAGATGATGATATGCAAAAAAAGGGGGCAAGGTAGTTGCGAATCGGAGTAGACATCGATGGTGTGGTTTCTGATAGTTATAGGGCTTGGGTCAGGGAACTGAACGGGCATTTTGGAACCAATATTCTAGAACTCAAGAATTACGATATGCATTTGGATTTTGGGGTATCTTGGGAAGCTATGGGCAAGTACTTCGATGATAATGTGGCTCATCTATTTGACATACCACACCCTGTGGCTGGTGCAAAGGAAGGCATTGACAAGCTCATCAGGGAAGGCCATGAGGTGGTCTATGTTACTGCACGCTCCTTGGAGGAAGAAAAGTATACAGTGCGTTGGCTGGAAAAATACAAAATTCCTTATGAGCACATTCTTTTCACCAGCTTCCAATGCAAAGTAGAATACGCTTTGCATTGGAAACTGGAGATTTTCTTGGAAGATTACCTTGGTAATGCCCAGGCAATTTCTGAAGCAGGGATTCCTGTGCTCCTTTTGGATGCCAGCTATAACAAAGGGGAATTACCCTCGGGAATCACTCGTTGCCAAGATTGGCATGAGATTATAAAAGAAATCAGAGAAAGGTCGTCCTATCCTAAATCCGCCTCAATATAAAAATAAGGGAAGCCGTTTGGCTTCCCTTTAACGTTCCCTATTGTATTTCGAAGCGGACTTTAAAGAGCTGATTTGCTCATCTTTGCTCTGAGGTTTGTGTTTCTTATCCACTAGATGCTGGATTGCCATTATCGGATGTTGGAGAAGCATCCGAGGGCCAGCGTAACGCATGACTTCGCGAATCTTTTCACGCCTATCCTTTTTATAACAATGGACGGTGCAATCCCCGCATACGGGTTTGTCTTCCCCAAACATACAGTTCTCTGCTCGCTTCTGGGAATACTCTAAGAGCTCCTGGCATTCAGGGCATAGTCCAGTCTCAATCTTATGGTTATCTTTGCAGTAGAGCTTAATCATGACCTCAACGGTCCTTTTTTCACGTTGTGCACGGGTGGTCTGAGCTATACTAACCCCTCCTCATATCGAAAGTATCTCTCAATAGGGTTAGTATACCATAGCAAGGCGTATCCTAAGAAATGAAAGCTGTTTTCCAAAGCAATACCTTGTATAGAGAAAAAGTCCTGTTTTTTAGCCCACTAGGCTTTGCCCGACCTTATAGATATCTCCGGCACCTAAGGTTAAGACAAGATCCTCAGGAGCTAGGGTCTGAGCAAGATAGTCCCTGATGCCGTCAAGTGAGCTAATATAGCGGGCATTACCTCCTTGCTGGCAAATCAAGTCAGCTAGGGAGGAAGCAGAGACAGTGTTGAGATTTTTTTCCCGCGCAGAGGCAAAGATGTCCGCAATGACTACTTCATCAGCGGCCTGGAAGGATTCGGAGAACTCCCGGAGGAGCTTTTCTGTACGACTATAGGTATGGGGCTGGAACACAGCTCGAATACGACGGTCCGGGAAGGAGAGTCTTGCACCCTCCAAAGTGGAGCGAATTTCAGTGGGGTGATGGGCATAATCATCGACGATCAGAGCGCCCGCATTCATGCCGATATGCTCAAAGCGGCGCTTAGTACCATTAAAGAGGCCCAACTTCTTTAATATCTGCTCCGGCGGAATTCCGATCTCGAGGCAGAGTGCGATGGCAGCCATGGCGTTCAAGATATTGTGCCTACCACTCACGTGGAGGTGTAGATCCCCAAGGTAGGCACCATGAGCCATGATTTTCATGGAGCTTCCGCCATCATGGAACTGGATATCCTTCGCGTAGATATCCGCTTCCTCGCTGAAGCCAAAGGTTATGATGGGTGCCTGGGAGTGAATGGACTCCCGGTGCGGATCCTCATGCCAAATAAAAACTTTGCCTTGGGGCGGAATTTTCAGGGCGATTTCCGAAAAAGCCAAGATAACATCATCTAAGTTATGAAAATAATCAGGGTGATCAAATTCGATATTGGTGATTATTAAGTACTCTGGAGAATAATTAAGGAAATGGCGACGATATTCACAGGATTCAGCCAAGAAAAAATCCCCTTGACCGGAATAAGCGTTACCACCGATGCTGGGAACATCGCTACCCACGACGATAGTGGGATCAATTCCGGACTGAAGCAGAGTCAGTCCGATCATGGCAGTGGTTGTAGTCTTACCATGAGTTCCTGAGACAGCTATGCCACGTTTTTTGGACATGAGTCTACCCAGAAATTGAGCATAAGAGTAAACAGGGATATTCAATTCCCTAGCGCGGGAAATTTCTTCATGGTTTTCATTATAGGCGGCTGAAGCCACAACCAAATCTGATTTTTCAACATTGGCGGCAGCAAAGGGAAGGACAGAAATATTGGCTCGCTCTAAGACCGCATCCGTGAAGAAGCGTTCGGAGACATCTGAACCCGTGATCTCTGCCCCTTCGATTTGAGCGGTAACTTGTGCTAAGGCACTCATGCCTGTTCCTTTAATCCCAACAAAATGAATATGTAACGGCAAGATACATCTTCCCTTCCAGTTTCGAACTCTACATTCCATTATACCCAATCGCGACAGAAAATGTATCATTTTATACACGGAAATTTTTGGCGAGTTTATAGATGCTTTAGGCCTACGGTTTTTTCTGTTCATAACCTGTAACCATGGACTGTAGATTGCATAGATCTTGCGTGACGCTGAGGTAGACGTGGAGAAGAATGGTGGAGGTCAAGTAGACCGCCCCCGTATATTTGACCATCCGCAGGACTTGAAGTCCTCCTAAGAGCTTTATAACCCAGTCGAGACGTTCCCCTGCCCAGTAGGAAGCCAGGGAGATGAAGACTAGAAAAGGAAAAAGGAGAAACCAGCTGCTAAAGATCATCTTTTGTCCCGGATTATACTGTCCATGGGGTGGAAGGCTCTGACGAAGATAAAAATAATAGGCAAAAACACTAGGGATAGTTTTAATATCCTGCCAAGAGAGAAGTAGGGTTTTATCCTTGCGCAGGACCATGTCCACCAAACGAAAGACAAAGAAGGCTGAAGCCAGCCAGCCAAAGCTCACGTGCACTACAAAAACCTTGCCGTAGGGGAGAGCAAGAAAGGGCAAGGGTTGATGAAGAATTAGGCCGGTAAGAATAATTCCAGTAAGGGAAAAGGCAAATCCCCAATGAAAAATCCGTACAGTGACTGGAAACCCCATGATTAGAGCATCTATCAGCTTTCCTTTGCGTAATTCTTTAAGGACAGGTGTACGAAGCTGAGGTTGAGAGGCATGATGTTTTTTATTATTCAAGTGCTTGACCTCCGGGCTGTTATACTCGAACGTTGAGGGTGTGCAGACGCTCGCCATCGATTAAATGGACACTACAGGAGAAGCAAGGATCAAAGGAACGAATGACTCTCCCAGCCTCTTTTAATTCCGGATGTTCAATCTTGA from Desulfitobacterium dichloroeliminans LMG P-21439 encodes the following:
- a CDS encoding 5' nucleotidase, NT5C type; its protein translation is MRIGVDIDGVVSDSYRAWVRELNGHFGTNILELKNYDMHLDFGVSWEAMGKYFDDNVAHLFDIPHPVAGAKEGIDKLIREGHEVVYVTARSLEEEKYTVRWLEKYKIPYEHILFTSFQCKVEYALHWKLEIFLEDYLGNAQAISEAGIPVLLLDASYNKGELPSGITRCQDWHEIIKEIRERSSYPKSASI
- a CDS encoding nitrous oxide-stimulated promoter family protein, producing the protein MAQTTRAQREKRTVEVMIKLYCKDNHKIETGLCPECQELLEYSQKRAENCMFGEDKPVCGDCTVHCYKKDRREKIREVMRYAGPRMLLQHPIMAIQHLVDKKHKPQSKDEQISSLKSASKYNRER
- the murC gene encoding UDP-N-acetylmuramate--L-alanine ligase, with the translated sequence MPLHIHFVGIKGTGMSALAQVTAQIEGAEITGSDVSERFFTDAVLERANISVLPFAAANVEKSDLVVASAAYNENHEEISRARELNIPVYSYAQFLGRLMSKKRGIAVSGTHGKTTTTAMIGLTLLQSGIDPTIVVGSDVPSIGGNAYSGQGDFFLAESCEYRRHFLNYSPEYLIITNIEFDHPDYFHNLDDVILAFSEIALKIPPQGKVFIWHEDPHRESIHSQAPIITFGFSEEADIYAKDIQFHDGGSSMKIMAHGAYLGDLHLHVSGRHNILNAMAAIALCLEIGIPPEQILKKLGLFNGTKRRFEHIGMNAGALIVDDYAHHPTEIRSTLEGARLSFPDRRIRAVFQPHTYSRTEKLLREFSESFQAADEVVIADIFASAREKNLNTVSASSLADLICQQGGNARYISSLDGIRDYLAQTLAPEDLVLTLGAGDIYKVGQSLVG
- a CDS encoding cytochrome b/b6 domain-containing protein, translating into MNNKKHHASQPQLRTPVLKELRKGKLIDALIMGFPVTVRIFHWGFAFSLTGIILTGLILHQPLPFLALPYGKVFVVHVSFGWLASAFFVFRLVDMVLRKDKTLLLSWQDIKTIPSVFAYYFYLRQSLPPHGQYNPGQKMIFSSWFLLFPFLVFISLASYWAGERLDWVIKLLGGLQVLRMVKYTGAVYLTSTILLHVYLSVTQDLCNLQSMVTGYEQKKP